A single genomic interval of Chrysemys picta bellii isolate R12L10 chromosome 8, ASM1138683v2, whole genome shotgun sequence harbors:
- the LOC135973118 gene encoding uncharacterized protein LOC135973118: MQSSPAVMAVQSVNRKRAPAWTDREVLDLIAVWGDESVLSELRSKRRNAKIYEKISKDMAERGYSRDATQCRVKIKELRQGYQKTKEANGRSGSHPQTSRFYEALHSILGAAATTTPPLTVDSEDGILSTASSSDMLGDGEDEEGDEEGEAVGSSHNADFPDSQDLFITLTEIPYEASPAVTPDTESGEGSATTSATVSQPSLESHSQRLARIRRRKKRTREDMFSELMACSQAQAAQQTQWWENLTRMHQANMDREERWRQEDQQATQTLLGLLREQTDMLRRLVDVLQERRQEDRAPLQSISNRPPPPPSPIPTSPKVQRRRSGRVPAKSHSTPAESSSSRRLSFPKI; encoded by the exons atgcagagctctccagcagtgatggccgtgcagtctgtgaatagaaagagggccccagcatggactgatcgggaagtcttggatctcatcgctgtgtggggcgatgagtccgtgctttccgagctgcgatccaaaagaaggaatgcaaagatctacgagaagatctctaaagacatggcagagagaggatacagccgggatgcaacgcagtgccgcgtgaaaatcaaggagctgagacaaggctaccagaagaccaaagaggcaaacggacgctccggatcccatccccagacatcccgtttctacgaggcactgcattccatcctcggtgcggccgccaccactaccccaccactgaccgtggactctgaggatgggatactgtccacggccagttcctcggacatgttaggggacggggaagatgaggaaggagatgaggagggcgaggcagtcggcagctctcacaacgctgatttccccgacagccaggatctcttcatcacccttacagagatcccctacgaagcgtccccagccgttaccccggacacagaatctggtgaaggatcagcca ccacatctgcgactgtctcacaacctagcctggaatcacactcccagaggctagcgcggattaggcgtaggaagaagaggacacgggaggacatgttctctgagcttatggcctgttcccaagcccaggcagcacagcagacccagtggtgggagaacttgacccgaatgcaccaagccaacatggatcgggaggagaggtggcggcaggaagaccagcaggcgactcaaacgctgcttggactactgagggagcaaacggacatgctccggcgccttgtggatgttctgcaggaacggaggcaggaggacagagccccgctgcagtccatctctaaccgccctcccccgccaccaagtcccatacccacctcacccaaagtgcaaagaaggagaagcggcagagtccctgctaagtctcactccacccctgcagagagctctagtagcagaaggctctcatttcccaaaatttga